One part of the Ignisphaera cupida genome encodes these proteins:
- a CDS encoding type II/IV secretion system ATPase subunit — protein sequence MSVKPVIRMLYPPKELKCVDSYEIEDLYIACITFDKRYVVFDKTVGIEPLTVLESKAESYLKNILVSRERDFSKVISQAEKPIRHILERQLFGYGVVEPMLMDENVIDIHIVMNNPIKVTHRRYGDMESNIMLSEEEIKELVMRMSTLAGKAVSEANPLASFIEPRYEARVSIVYLSDVTLRKSATVDIRKQPKKPWSILKIIDLGTLTVDEASFLWLAIKYKVPIMIVGEMMSGKTTLATAILNLIPPNSKIITIEDAPEIKLCTKYWTRTTTRETAENPVTVFSLLKVALRLSVDYVVVGEVRGEEARDWAQAILLGHGAVTTFHADSPESALLRLTTPPIMVNPQALKLLNVFVKTIPLRKEEKLVRRSEIYIYDAASDSGEYKLYPLFTYNPKNDAVQINPGFENPIKSFPFFKRVVLAHGITLDDLEKEYNAMRNVMRSVYEEAKKIDPLLEKPDVCELADLLYKRLGDAIGNKI from the coding sequence ATGTCGGTTAAACCAGTTATAAGAATGCTGTATCCACCTAAAGAGCTGAAATGTGTTGATAGCTACGAGATAGAGGATTTGTATATAGCTTGCATAACATTTGATAAAAGGTATGTGGTATTCGATAAAACTGTTGGTATAGAGCCTCTCACTGTTTTGGAGAGTAAGGCTGAAAGCTATTTGAAAAACATTTTGGTTTCTAGGGAAAGGGACTTCTCCAAGGTTATAAGCCAAGCTGAGAAACCTATTAGGCATATACTTGAGAGACAGCTTTTTGGCTATGGAGTTGTAGAGCCTATGCTAATGGATGAAAACGTTATAGATATTCACATTGTTATGAATAATCCGATAAAGGTTACTCATAGAAGATATGGGGATATGGAATCAAACATTATGTTGAGTGAGGAGGAGATTAAGGAGCTTGTAATGAGAATGTCAACACTTGCTGGAAAAGCAGTTTCAGAGGCAAATCCATTGGCAAGTTTTATTGAGCCTAGATACGAGGCTAGGGTTTCTATTGTATACCTATCGGATGTGACTTTGAGAAAATCTGCAACAGTTGACATTAGGAAGCAGCCTAAGAAGCCATGGTCTATACTAAAAATTATAGATCTGGGCACATTGACAGTGGATGAAGCATCTTTTCTGTGGCTAGCAATAAAATATAAGGTTCCTATAATGATTGTTGGAGAAATGATGAGTGGTAAAACAACACTTGCAACAGCTATTCTGAATCTCATTCCACCAAACTCGAAGATTATAACAATTGAGGATGCGCCAGAAATAAAGCTTTGTACAAAGTATTGGACTAGAACAACAACTAGGGAAACTGCTGAAAACCCTGTTACAGTGTTTAGTCTTTTGAAAGTTGCTCTTAGACTATCTGTTGACTATGTTGTTGTTGGCGAGGTCAGGGGTGAGGAGGCGAGGGATTGGGCACAGGCTATTCTTCTTGGTCATGGAGCTGTAACAACGTTTCATGCTGATTCACCAGAATCAGCATTGCTAAGACTTACAACACCTCCGATAATGGTTAATCCACAAGCTCTTAAGCTTCTCAACGTTTTTGTGAAAACAATTCCACTGAGAAAAGAGGAGAAGCTTGTTAGAAGAAGTGAGATATACATATATGATGCTGCTTCTGATAGTGGAGAGTATAAACTATACCCACTCTTCACATATAATCCAAAAAACGATGCTGTGCAGATAAACCCAGGTTTTGAAAACCCCATAAAAAGTTTTCCATTCTTTAAAAGAGTTGTTCTAGCCCATGGAATAACGCTTGATGATTTGGAGAAGGAGTATAATGCTATGAGAAATGTTATGAGAAGTGTTTATGAAGAGGCTAAAAAGATTGATCCTCTTCTCGAAAAACCAGATGTGTGTGAACTAGCTGATTTGCTTTATAAAAGGCTTGGTGATGCTATTGGTAATAAGATATAG
- a CDS encoding type II/IV secretion system ATPase subunit, whose translation MSVRFEIKLRLLYPPKEKIQCVEQYSLPRSGKPVYIVCISNGKYIVYDAFLQDSNAMNRIRKLEEKLYDIVMVKESIDEEIARIGDDSLRHVVERQLIGYGVLEPFYMDPDIINAHIMIGRPIQVIHRVYGVLETNIELSEEEVKEIAMRLAATAGKPLSEAMPLASFIEPRYESRVSIVYMSDVTMRRNIVVDIRKPPENPWTILKLIHYGSLSFEEAAFLWLMVKYKIPIIIVGEMMTGKTTLASALLALVPPWVRIMTVEDAPEFRLPVKYWVRTTTREFGEYKITVFDLVKTGVRLSLDYLIIGEIRGEEAREWANAILLGHGAITTFHAESPEAALLRLISPPISVDPQVIKLLNVFVKTNAFERPKGRVYRHEVYVHEEGTVTPLFIYDSDLDTIILNNNIKNPIKDLKFIERIVRAHRVSRDFLEKEYKSMIETLKNVYSEYVKIDPKLDRPSYKELPSILYSKFMEMLNRAS comes from the coding sequence ATGTCAGTTAGATTTGAAATAAAGCTTCGCTTGCTTTATCCACCTAAGGAGAAAATTCAGTGTGTTGAGCAATATTCTTTACCTCGTAGTGGGAAACCCGTTTACATTGTGTGTATTTCAAATGGGAAATACATAGTCTATGACGCTTTTCTGCAGGACTCCAATGCTATGAACAGAATTAGGAAGTTGGAAGAGAAGCTCTACGATATTGTTATGGTTAAAGAGTCTATCGATGAGGAAATAGCGAGAATAGGTGATGATAGTTTGAGACATGTTGTTGAGAGACAACTTATTGGCTATGGTGTTTTAGAGCCTTTTTACATGGATCCAGACATAATCAATGCACATATAATGATTGGCAGACCTATACAGGTTATTCATAGAGTTTATGGTGTTCTTGAAACAAATATTGAGCTGAGCGAGGAGGAGGTTAAGGAAATTGCAATGAGGCTTGCAGCTACTGCTGGAAAACCTCTTTCAGAAGCAATGCCATTAGCAAGTTTTATTGAGCCTAGATACGAGTCTAGAGTGTCTATTGTCTACATGTCTGATGTTACCATGAGAAGAAACATTGTTGTTGACATTAGAAAACCACCTGAAAACCCATGGACAATTCTAAAGCTTATTCATTATGGTAGCCTAAGTTTTGAGGAAGCTGCTTTTCTGTGGCTTATGGTTAAATATAAAATTCCTATAATTATTGTTGGAGAAATGATGACAGGTAAAACAACACTTGCATCAGCTTTGCTTGCACTTGTTCCTCCATGGGTAAGAATTATGACAGTAGAAGATGCGCCAGAGTTTAGACTACCAGTAAAGTACTGGGTTCGTACAACAACTAGGGAGTTTGGAGAATATAAAATAACTGTGTTTGATTTAGTGAAAACAGGTGTTAGACTATCTCTTGACTATCTCATAATAGGTGAGATCAGGGGTGAGGAGGCAAGGGAGTGGGCAAACGCAATTCTTCTTGGACATGGAGCAATAACAACATTTCATGCTGAAAGCCCAGAAGCTGCATTACTAAGACTCATATCTCCACCTATTTCAGTTGATCCACAAGTCATTAAACTTCTAAATGTTTTTGTTAAAACAAATGCTTTTGAAAGACCCAAAGGTCGTGTTTATAGACATGAGGTTTACGTGCATGAGGAAGGTACCGTAACACCACTATTCATCTACGATAGTGATTTAGACACAATAATTTTGAATAACAACATCAAGAATCCCATAAAGGATCTCAAATTTATAGAGAGAATAGTTCGTGCCCATAGAGTTTCTAGAGACTTTTTAGAGAAAGAATACAAATCAATGATAGAAACATTGAAGAATGTATATAGCGAATATGTGAAAATAGATCCAAAACTTGATAGGCCTAGCTATAAAGAATTGCCTAGCATACTATATAGCAAATTTATGGAGATGCTGAATAGAGCAAGTTAG
- a CDS encoding ATPase domain-containing protein, which yields MSKLFVFGIENLDKVLGKSLAPGTLLVVAGHPGSGKTTLASTMCYANAVNGRKCLYISFQEHRDKLYAYMKRLGIDLESVEKSGLLLFVKFPLISKHEVVEHTINSISEVLANFKPDIIVVDSVTPLLKAVESDVAARAFIQNFFAELPRLVNGLAILIAEIPIGKESIDLGDIEFVSDIVFILKHRIEHGFLIRELEVRKARGSSIHTVQIPFTFVEKKGLVFFTPIILEEIPEIREEFIKLPCKKLSSYFNSIRKGEVVYIAYPADARPANILMLLLSIAKLNNFKALIISYKYSPKDMKTFIKNQLLTHGIDEEKIDKIINEHIVIRSLNPSSLPLTQLMMQELEIVNEVKPDIVIFHGVGTYSIENEFIWKRDLLNQLLYLRSLGVTVVRMGAINELYEYNVLMADTILRFNLEKINSKDAEYTLYVWRRGMEKPAILNQRDIDDCISDCIEILKNA from the coding sequence ATGAGTAAATTATTTGTTTTTGGTATTGAAAATCTTGATAAGGTTCTTGGCAAATCACTTGCTCCAGGAACACTTCTTGTTGTAGCTGGTCATCCAGGATCTGGTAAAACCACATTGGCTTCAACAATGTGCTACGCTAATGCTGTTAATGGGAGGAAGTGTCTTTACATATCTTTTCAAGAGCATAGAGATAAGCTTTATGCATATATGAAGAGACTTGGCATTGATTTGGAGAGTGTAGAGAAAAGTGGTTTATTACTGTTTGTGAAATTTCCGTTAATTTCTAAGCATGAAGTTGTTGAACATACTATAAATAGCATTTCTGAGGTTTTAGCAAATTTCAAGCCAGATATAATTGTTGTGGACTCTGTTACGCCACTTCTAAAAGCTGTTGAAAGTGATGTTGCTGCAAGAGCTTTTATACAAAACTTTTTTGCAGAGCTTCCCAGATTAGTCAATGGCTTAGCTATTTTAATAGCTGAAATACCAATAGGCAAAGAATCTATAGATCTTGGAGACATAGAATTTGTTTCAGATATTGTTTTCATTCTTAAGCATAGAATTGAGCATGGTTTTTTGATTAGAGAATTGGAGGTTAGAAAAGCTAGGGGATCCTCTATACACACAGTTCAAATACCATTCACATTTGTTGAAAAGAAGGGACTTGTATTTTTCACACCAATAATTCTAGAGGAGATACCAGAGATTCGTGAAGAGTTCATAAAACTTCCATGCAAAAAGCTTAGCAGCTACTTTAATAGCATTAGAAAAGGTGAAGTAGTGTACATAGCCTATCCAGCTGATGCTAGACCAGCAAACATATTAATGCTGCTACTTTCTATCGCTAAACTCAATAACTTCAAGGCGTTGATAATAAGCTACAAGTATTCACCAAAAGATATGAAGACCTTTATAAAGAATCAGCTATTGACACATGGCATAGATGAAGAAAAAATTGATAAAATAATTAATGAGCATATAGTGATAAGAAGCTTGAATCCTTCATCTCTACCACTAACACAGTTAATGATGCAAGAACTAGAAATAGTAAATGAAGTAAAACCAGATATTGTAATATTCCATGGTGTTGGCACTTATTCTATAGAAAATGAATTTATTTGGAAAAGAGATTTGCTTAACCAGTTGCTGTACCTAAGAAGTTTAGGAGTAACTGTTGTTAGAATGGGGGCAATAAATGAGTTATATGAATACAATGTGTTAATGGCTGACACCATACTAAGATTCAATCTAGAGAAAATCAATAGCAAAGATGCTGAATACACATTGTATGTTTGGAGACGAGGAATGGAAAAACCAGCGATATTAAATCAGAGAGACATAGATGATTGTATAAGTGATTGCATTGAGATTTTAAAGAATGCATAG
- a CDS encoding RAD55 family ATPase: MDSRTIEYLKSVLGDFVKEPRLIVVAGHPGAGKTTLASIICLHAMQTNEKCLYMSFQEDKNRLFKQLAGVGIALDYFDAKGLLRFIKLPIPGDEEAVHIFMNEMLKSISDFNPRIIVIDSITALFKGLRDDVKIRGYLQNLFWELQKIVLGSIVMVVEVALGQEYPSLGDIEFIADAILILKHRIDEGLIERFMEIRKIRGRELLVAEIPFSIRGVQGIVLHPPVIPREIKSIAKSHLKLKRVNNEYEFEEVRKPVHVTLIEFTPQILPSTCLLLSILMHAPRNEKILIISYKHSEDELKHYIIDVFRKYADEETIERVLNRIVIRAVNPLAYSIYERTAMELSLVDEVKPGAVVFYNSSLPLMLESNKERYLRTLFNETLALKSRGVEVILAEAKSPPELSTIKRMLADSMIHIDCIDNYCLDYTVRIVEWGEETLLTKADVEKLISKLLILG, from the coding sequence ATGGATAGCAGGACTATTGAGTATTTAAAAAGTGTTTTGGGGGATTTTGTTAAAGAGCCTAGGCTTATTGTTGTAGCTGGTCATCCAGGAGCTGGAAAAACCACTCTCGCCTCAATTATTTGTTTACATGCTATGCAAACTAATGAGAAGTGCTTGTACATGTCTTTTCAGGAGGATAAAAACAGGTTGTTTAAGCAACTTGCAGGTGTTGGTATAGCTCTTGATTATTTTGATGCTAAAGGGCTTTTAAGATTTATTAAACTTCCTATTCCAGGTGATGAAGAAGCTGTACATATTTTCATGAATGAGATGCTGAAAAGTATTAGCGATTTTAATCCCAGGATCATTGTCATAGACTCTATTACAGCATTGTTTAAAGGTCTTAGAGATGATGTTAAAATTCGAGGATATTTACAAAATCTTTTTTGGGAATTGCAAAAAATTGTTTTAGGCAGTATTGTAATGGTTGTAGAAGTTGCTTTAGGGCAGGAATATCCGAGTTTAGGTGACATAGAATTTATTGCTGATGCTATTCTCATATTGAAGCACAGAATTGATGAAGGATTGATTGAGAGATTCATGGAGATTAGAAAGATTAGAGGTAGAGAACTTTTAGTAGCTGAAATACCATTTTCTATAAGAGGTGTCCAGGGAATTGTTCTTCATCCACCAGTAATACCCAGAGAAATTAAGTCCATTGCTAAATCACATTTAAAACTTAAGCGAGTTAACAACGAATATGAGTTTGAAGAAGTTAGAAAACCCGTACATGTAACACTAATAGAGTTTACTCCACAAATCTTACCATCTACATGCCTACTACTATCAATACTTATGCATGCACCTAGAAACGAGAAAATACTAATTATAAGCTATAAACATTCCGAAGATGAGCTTAAACATTATATCATTGATGTGTTTAGGAAATATGCTGATGAAGAAACAATTGAAAGAGTTTTAAACAGAATTGTTATTAGAGCCGTTAATCCGCTAGCCTATAGCATTTATGAGCGAACAGCAATGGAGTTATCTCTTGTTGATGAGGTTAAGCCAGGAGCTGTAGTGTTTTACAACTCTTCACTACCACTTATGCTTGAATCAAATAAGGAAAGGTATTTACGCACATTATTTAACGAAACACTTGCTTTAAAGTCTAGAGGTGTTGAAGTAATACTAGCTGAAGCTAAATCACCTCCAGAACTATCTACAATTAAGAGAATGCTAGCAGATAGCATGATACATATTGATTGTATTGATAACTATTGTCTTGATTATACAGTTAGGATTGTTGAATGGGGAGAAGAAACTCTACTGACAAAAGCCGATGTTGAAAAGTTAATAAGCAAACTCTTAATTCTTGGTTAG
- a CDS encoding KaiC domain-containing protein, with translation MSERVKTGIPGFDEILHGGIPKRNIVLVSGGPGTGKTILSQQFIWNGLQMGEPGIYVVLEEHPAQVKQNMKQFGWDVTPFEKKGMFEIVDAFTGGIGEYAKREKYVVPDPTDVGHLVDVVRDAIKDLNAQRAVIDSVSTLYITRPSLARGIIMQIKKVLSGLGVTAFLVSQVSVTERGFGGPGVEHAADGIVRLDLDEIGGELKRSLIVWKMRGTSHSMRRHPFEITDKGIVVYHNKVLKVFRGSYEEIEKGKSEEE, from the coding sequence TTGTCAGAGAGGGTTAAAACAGGTATACCAGGTTTTGATGAGATATTGCATGGGGGCATTCCAAAGAGAAACATTGTTTTGGTTAGTGGGGGTCCGGGGACTGGGAAGACTATTCTTAGTCAACAGTTCATATGGAATGGTCTTCAAATGGGTGAGCCAGGAATATATGTTGTTCTTGAGGAGCATCCAGCACAGGTTAAGCAAAATATGAAGCAATTTGGGTGGGATGTTACACCATTTGAGAAGAAGGGAATGTTTGAAATTGTTGATGCTTTTACTGGTGGCATTGGGGAATATGCTAAGAGGGAAAAGTATGTTGTTCCAGATCCTACAGATGTTGGACATTTAGTTGATGTTGTTAGAGATGCTATTAAGGATCTCAATGCTCAGAGAGCAGTAATAGACTCTGTTTCAACTCTGTACATAACAAGACCTTCTCTAGCAAGAGGAATTATTATGCAAATAAAAAAGGTTTTGAGTGGATTGGGTGTTACAGCTTTTCTTGTTAGCCAAGTATCTGTAACTGAGAGAGGGTTTGGAGGACCTGGAGTTGAGCATGCAGCTGATGGCATAGTGAGACTTGATCTTGATGAAATTGGTGGAGAGCTCAAAAGAAGTTTGATAGTGTGGAAAATGAGAGGAACAAGCCACAGCATGAGAAGACACCCATTTGAGATAACAGATAAGGGTATTGTTGTTTACCACAACAAGGTGCTAAAGGTTTTCAGAGGAAGCTATGAAGAAATTGAGAAAGGAAAGTCTGAGGAAGAATAG
- the map gene encoding type II methionyl aminopeptidase — translation MSTQIEIESYIKAGQIACKVLNEATKIVRIGAKVIEIAEYIENRIVELGGKPAFPVNISINSVAAHYTPHPDDDFVVPSNSVVKVDVGVHVDGYIADTAITIAFDDRYNLLCEAAKNALEKALTIADVGVKFNEVGHVVESVIRSYGFKPIYNLSGHSLDRFSIHAGEVIPNYRNRLVFGSFKAGRAYAIEPFATNGDGYVVEDKKVVIYALKPNPKKLSKLSQEIQNIYNTIYDDRKTLPFALRWYKSKFDLRILEDAMKILVSNGLAIAYPVLVERSGGVVAQYEHTILFTGKKEKIITTICANS, via the coding sequence ATGTCTACTCAAATCGAGATTGAAAGCTATATCAAAGCTGGTCAAATTGCTTGCAAAGTTTTGAATGAGGCTACGAAAATCGTTAGAATTGGTGCAAAGGTTATTGAGATTGCTGAATATATTGAGAATAGAATTGTTGAGTTAGGTGGTAAACCAGCATTTCCCGTGAACATATCTATAAATAGTGTAGCAGCGCACTATACACCACATCCAGATGATGATTTTGTTGTGCCAAGCAATTCTGTTGTTAAAGTTGATGTTGGTGTTCATGTTGATGGATACATAGCTGATACAGCAATAACCATAGCTTTTGATGATAGGTATAACTTGTTGTGTGAAGCTGCTAAAAATGCTTTGGAAAAGGCTTTAACTATTGCAGATGTTGGTGTAAAGTTTAATGAGGTTGGACATGTTGTGGAATCTGTTATTAGAAGCTATGGCTTTAAACCAATATATAATCTTAGTGGGCATAGCCTAGACAGATTCTCTATACATGCTGGAGAAGTCATTCCCAACTACAGAAATAGACTTGTTTTTGGCTCTTTCAAAGCTGGAAGAGCGTATGCCATAGAGCCTTTCGCAACTAATGGAGATGGGTATGTGGTGGAGGATAAAAAGGTGGTTATATATGCTCTTAAGCCAAACCCCAAAAAGCTTTCTAAACTTAGCCAAGAAATTCAAAATATTTACAACACAATATATGATGATAGAAAAACACTGCCATTTGCATTAAGATGGTATAAAAGCAAGTTTGATTTGAGAATTCTTGAAGATGCAATGAAGATTCTTGTTTCAAATGGGCTTGCAATAGCCTATCCAGTTCTAGTTGAGAGAAGCGGGGGGGTTGTTGCACAATACGAACACACAATATTGTTTACAGGTAAAAAAGAGAAAATCATTACAACTATCTGTGCTAATTCCTGA
- a CDS encoding metal-dependent hydrolase, which produces MVLIRWLGHAAFIVEVGESRILIDPWITNPLSPYRSVESFLKDYREVDFIVVTHDHGDHVGEAEELLRRCRNARIVAVFELAEELARKAGAVDRSIPANIGGFIKLGKDLGIVLTPAFHSSSRGSPTGVIIFGEGKAVYHAGDTGVFGDMRLIQELYKPVVAMLPIGGHFTMGIEEAVKAVELLKPSIVIPMHYNTFNVISADPNRFAELVKQRIPGVEIRILKPGEETRV; this is translated from the coding sequence ATGGTTTTGATTAGATGGCTTGGACATGCAGCTTTTATTGTAGAAGTTGGTGAATCAAGAATTTTGATTGATCCTTGGATTACAAATCCACTATCTCCTTATAGAAGTGTTGAATCATTTTTGAAGGATTATCGAGAAGTGGACTTTATTGTTGTTACACATGATCATGGGGATCATGTTGGAGAGGCTGAAGAGCTTTTGCGAAGATGTAGAAATGCAAGAATTGTTGCTGTTTTTGAGCTTGCTGAGGAACTGGCTAGAAAGGCTGGAGCTGTTGATAGAAGCATTCCAGCAAATATAGGAGGTTTTATAAAACTTGGGAAAGACCTTGGAATTGTTTTAACACCAGCATTTCACAGTTCATCTCGTGGCAGCCCCACAGGTGTTATTATTTTTGGAGAGGGAAAGGCTGTTTACCATGCTGGAGACACAGGAGTTTTTGGGGATATGAGGCTTATTCAAGAGTTGTACAAACCTGTTGTTGCTATGCTTCCAATAGGAGGTCATTTCACCATGGGAATTGAGGAAGCTGTTAAAGCTGTTGAGCTTTTGAAGCCTTCAATAGTAATACCAATGCATTACAACACATTCAATGTTATTTCAGCAGATCCAAATAGATTTGCTGAACTTGTTAAACAGAGGATTCCAGGTGTTGAGATAAGAATTCTAAAGCCAGGTGAGGAAACAAGGGTATAG
- a CDS encoding radical SAM protein has translation MSKAFGIGYNPVEVAKTVEKIVATEIDGEVARKYFGFASTKFYGGSATGYVTGCNLSCAYCWSWKANKTFIGSFYKPSVVAQKLTQIALSKKHVYIRLSGGEPTLVINHLLQVLDYVKAFGRSREMLFILETNGIMIGYDKLIAKKLSEYSFVIARVSVKGCSEEEFYMITGAEKSFFNLQLQAVKNLVDNGVKTIVVVMLSFCNKESFSQLIEKLTAIDTAMASNIELEYVKLYPNVLKRLCKKDLKPWIAIDPIKKEVVKLDEFNKLCRNRA, from the coding sequence ATGTCCAAAGCTTTTGGCATTGGATACAACCCGGTGGAGGTTGCCAAGACAGTTGAAAAAATTGTTGCAACTGAAATTGATGGTGAAGTTGCTAGAAAGTATTTTGGATTTGCTTCAACAAAATTCTATGGAGGGTCTGCAACAGGTTATGTAACTGGTTGCAATCTTAGTTGTGCTTATTGCTGGAGCTGGAAAGCAAACAAAACTTTTATTGGCTCATTCTACAAACCTTCTGTTGTTGCTCAGAAGCTAACTCAAATAGCTTTAAGCAAAAAACATGTTTACATTAGACTAAGTGGGGGAGAACCAACACTAGTTATAAATCATCTTCTCCAGGTTTTGGACTATGTAAAAGCGTTTGGAAGATCTAGAGAAATGCTGTTTATTTTAGAAACAAATGGTATTATGATTGGATATGACAAGTTAATTGCAAAGAAACTAAGCGAATACAGCTTCGTGATTGCCAGAGTCTCTGTGAAGGGTTGTAGCGAGGAAGAGTTTTACATGATAACTGGTGCTGAAAAAAGCTTCTTTAATTTGCAGCTGCAAGCTGTGAAGAATCTTGTTGATAATGGTGTTAAAACAATTGTTGTGGTTATGCTTAGTTTTTGCAACAAGGAATCCTTTTCCCAGCTAATCGAAAAACTTACAGCTATAGACACTGCCATGGCTAGCAACATCGAATTAGAGTATGTGAAGCTTTATCCAAATGTTTTGAAAAGACTATGCAAGAAGGATTTAAAGCCTTGGATAGCCATAGACCCAATAAAAAAAGAGGTTGTGAAGCTAGATGAATTCAACAAACTATGCAGAAACAGAGCTTAG
- a CDS encoding CBS domain-containing protein, whose protein sequence is MSTAIDLAIEPPIILRPTMRIGEVLPKMKEHRVVTAPVVDDRNVLIGVLSYRNILMRGVGRDTKVQTVMEPPFSVNENTEFNRVVAAFVSWRAREIPVTNTHNVVTGLISRNNLLAYMNKNGLFPASPVDSAMSKPAITIEESESIARARWLMLKSGISRLVVIDKSGRISGVITLSDIVERLYTIRLSRRRGYEWIQSEESFLAAPVADYMTSPPITISTGSSIDKAVNILLENRISGAPVASADDKPLGVFSGLDALKLYLDQLKVLTPVEAKIADVAKEDVTKLQIEKLVNNYLSKFSRYINVIDFKMSVREETKTDKEGRRRYNVRVKMVTNIGALTSQSVCWDLPTCVREALEIIERRLRKQIEKAETIKRRESKETD, encoded by the coding sequence TTGTCTACAGCAATTGATCTTGCTATTGAGCCACCTATAATACTTAGACCCACGATGAGAATTGGAGAGGTTTTGCCTAAAATGAAAGAGCATAGAGTTGTTACAGCACCTGTTGTAGATGATAGAAATGTTTTGATTGGTGTTCTCAGCTATAGAAATATTCTTATGAGGGGTGTTGGAAGAGATACCAAGGTTCAAACCGTTATGGAACCCCCATTCTCTGTTAATGAGAATACAGAGTTCAATAGAGTTGTTGCTGCCTTTGTTTCTTGGAGAGCAAGGGAAATCCCTGTTACAAATACTCATAATGTTGTTACTGGTTTAATCTCCAGAAACAATCTGTTGGCTTACATGAATAAGAATGGTCTTTTCCCAGCATCTCCAGTTGATAGTGCTATGAGCAAGCCAGCTATAACCATTGAGGAAAGCGAGAGTATTGCAAGAGCTAGATGGTTAATGCTGAAAAGTGGAATTTCAAGACTTGTTGTTATTGATAAATCTGGTAGGATTTCTGGTGTGATAACATTGAGCGATATTGTTGAAAGGCTTTACACAATTAGATTGAGTAGAAGAAGGGGGTATGAGTGGATACAAAGCGAGGAATCATTTCTAGCAGCACCAGTTGCTGACTACATGACGAGTCCTCCAATAACAATTTCAACAGGGTCTAGCATAGACAAAGCTGTGAATATTCTTTTAGAAAACAGAATATCTGGAGCTCCTGTTGCCTCAGCTGATGATAAGCCTCTTGGGGTTTTCAGTGGCTTAGATGCATTGAAACTTTATTTGGATCAGCTAAAGGTTTTAACACCTGTAGAAGCTAAGATAGCAGATGTTGCAAAAGAAGATGTTACAAAACTACAGATAGAGAAACTTGTCAACAATTATCTCTCAAAATTTTCACGATACATAAACGTTATAGATTTTAAGATGTCGGTAAGGGAAGAAACAAAAACAGATAAGGAGGGTAGAAGAAGATACAATGTGAGAGTAAAGATGGTTACAAACATTGGTGCATTAACATCGCAATCAGTATGCTGGGATTTACCAACATGTGTGAGAGAGGCTCTGGAAATAATTGAGAGGAGATTGAGAAAGCAAATAGAAAAAGCAGAAACTATTAAGAGAAGAGAATCGAAGGAAACTGATTAG
- a CDS encoding mechanosensitive ion channel codes for MSSNTAFSISLPIDLNIFNDILYILIAIAIVIAIYVAVGRVLRGLRLRGVISRRIEELIKIIVLVFLILISIPIALSNIIQYSLWFSIAIAVIAFALVIIMLKTFIENTFSYLVLVSSGILRDGESIQINVNGVTYEGRVSLLEGNFMEILTHDNKIVYVPYKHVLNSVIIKQSLQNLKFKLIVHGHGIDIDKTSNIVKEVLPKSRFVVAINELRLLEIREEEVSFLIEISLRNPDSATQCLSDIYKMLTKNVSHRLRIEML; via the coding sequence ATGAGTAGCAACACCGCTTTTTCTATTTCACTACCGATTGATTTAAATATTTTCAATGACATACTTTATATACTAATTGCAATTGCCATAGTTATTGCTATATATGTTGCTGTTGGAAGAGTGCTTAGAGGACTTAGATTAAGAGGTGTTATATCTAGAAGAATTGAGGAGCTAATAAAAATTATTGTTTTAGTTTTTCTTATCCTAATATCTATACCAATTGCATTGTCGAATATTATACAATACTCCCTCTGGTTCTCAATAGCTATAGCAGTTATTGCCTTCGCTCTTGTAATTATCATGCTGAAAACATTTATTGAGAACACCTTTAGCTATTTAGTTCTTGTTTCATCTGGTATTTTGAGAGATGGGGAAAGCATACAGATTAATGTGAATGGCGTTACTTATGAGGGTAGGGTATCACTGTTGGAAGGCAACTTCATGGAGATACTGACTCATGATAACAAAATTGTTTATGTACCATATAAACATGTTCTAAACTCTGTCATTATTAAACAGTCTCTTCAAAACTTGAAGTTTAAATTGATTGTGCATGGCCATGGCATTGACATTGATAAAACATCGAATATTGTTAAAGAGGTATTGCCAAAATCAAGATTTGTTGTAGCAATTAATGAGTTAAGGTTATTGGAAATTCGCGAGGAAGAGGTATCATTTCTAATTGAGATTAGTTTGAGAAACCCTGACTCAGCAACTCAATGCTTATCAGATATCTATAAAATGTTGACAAAAAATGTTTCGCATAGACTCAGGATAGAAATGCTCTAA